A portion of the Juglans microcarpa x Juglans regia isolate MS1-56 chromosome 1D, Jm3101_v1.0, whole genome shotgun sequence genome contains these proteins:
- the LOC121242978 gene encoding protein TILLER ANGLE CONTROL 1-like — protein sequence MKIFNWVHQRFHHSVLKDEIAGNLKTTELTTNETDKQALLKQVSHNVNHVLDNGWSDDILTIGTLGFDYPKPFNQRKEYLILQSEEEDVESTEEEEEEEEEEEEEEEYSIDDFTGDDDSENVEHEELNPLMFETFGHNFKDFELNHDLDNIVRPEGVMAVDGTVPLTPFLGSSELSTDELDKEKGEKLKKKGERITLADLFLADAHVEGKFDPKKVPNSGEKPVLRTKNGLSFAKKFIPRVKEDSRPIQTLQRLMKKMLKRKIHPEFDVKMQKLDGQKTGEVGPVTNGSLTLLPTQGATV from the exons atgaag ATCTTCAACTGGGTACACCAGAGGTTTCATCATTCCGTCCTTAAgg atgagattgCTGGAAATTTGAAAACCACTGAGTTGACTACAAATGAAACTGACAAGCAGGCGTTACTGAAACAAGTTTCTCATAATGTTAATCATGTGCTTGATAATGGTTGGAGCGATGACATTTTAACAATTGGAACGTTGGGGTTCGATTATCCAAAACCCTTCAACCAAAGAAAGGAATATTTGATTCTgcaaagtgaggaagaagatgtTGAAAgtactgaagaagaagaagaagaagaagaagaagaagaagaagaagaagagtatTCGATTGATGATTTTACTGGTGATGATGACAGCGAAAATGTCGAACATGAAGAACTGAATCCCTTGATGTTCGAAACATTTGGACACAACTTCAAGGACTTCGAATTAAATCATGATCTTGACAACATTGTTAGACCTGAGGGGGTTATGGCTGTCGATGGTACTGTTCCTCTAACTCCATTTCTGGGGTCTTCAGAACTCAGTACTGATGAATTGGACAAGGAGAAAGGCGAGAAACTGAAAAAGAAGGGAGAAAGAATAACACTGGCTGATCTGTTTTTGGCTGATGCTCATGTTGAAGGGAAATTTGATCCTAAGAAGGTCCCAAATTCGGGTGAAAAACCAGTACTTAGAACCAAGAATGGCCTCTCTTTTGCTAAAAAGTTCATTCCTCGAGTTAAAGAGGATTCTCGTCCAATCCAAACTCTGCAACGA ctgatgaagaaaatgttgaagagGAAGATCCATCCTGAGTTTGATGTCAAGATGCAGAAGTTAGATGGGCAGAAGACTGGTGAAGTAGGACCTGTCACCAATGGATCCCTCACCCTGCTTCCAACTCAAG GCGCTACAGTGTGA